In Balaenoptera ricei isolate mBalRic1 chromosome 4, mBalRic1.hap2, whole genome shotgun sequence, the following are encoded in one genomic region:
- the LOC132364698 gene encoding nucleophosmin-like — MNYEGSPIKVTLATSKMSVQPTVSLGGFEITPPVVLQLKCGSGPVHISGQHLVAVEEDADSEDEEEGDVTLLSRSGKRAAPGSGSKVPQKKVKLAADEDEDDDDDDDDDAEEAEEEAPVKKSVRDTPAKNAQKSNQNGKDPKPSITRSKCQESFKKQEKTPKTPKRPNSVEDIKAKMKATIGKGGPLPKVEAKFINNVKNCFQMTDQEAIQDLW; from the coding sequence ATGAATTATGAAGGCAGTCCAATCAAAGTAACACTGGCAACTTCAAAAATGTCTGTACAGCCAACGGTTTCCCTTGGGGGCTTTGAAATAACACCACCTGTGGTCTTACAGTTGAAGTGTGGTTCAGGTCCTGTGCATATTAGCGGACAGCACTTAGTAGCTGTGGAGGAAGATGCAGACTCAGAAGATGAAGAGGAGGGGGATGTGACACTCCTAAGTAGGTCTGGAAAGCGTGCTGCCCCTGGAAGTGGTAGCAAGGTTccacagaaaaaagtaaaacttgctgctgatgaagatgaagatgatgatgatgatgatgacgacgatGCTGAGGAAGCTGAAGAAGAAGCTCCAGTAAAGAAATCTGTACGAGATACTCCAgccaaaaatgcacagaaatcaaaccagaatggaaaagacccAAAACCATCAATAACAAGATCAAAATGTCAAGAATCcttcaaaaaacaggaaaaaactcCTAAAACACCAAAAAGACCTAACTCTGTAGAAGAcattaaagcaaaaatgaaagcaacTATAGGAAAAGGTGGTCCCCTTCCCAAAGTGGAAGCCAAGTTCATCAATAATGTGAAGAACTGTTTCCAGATGACTGACCAGGAGGCTATTCAAGATCTCTGGTAG